One Watersipora subatra chromosome 4, tzWatSuba1.1, whole genome shotgun sequence genomic window carries:
- the LOC137393061 gene encoding BAG family molecular chaperone regulator 4-like, producing the protein MDEKPLPPNWEKRIDARTGWPYFVDHSNQQTQWEDPRLQKAVTTQDSTDGNINIPINVQEGLKSNQARATISSQCDNSNLSMNGSIQQTPNALKNPPKQGVSSALNTISSIKEDAESFHAQIESFTTVKASQEYKYLEEMMERNLCKLDTIDAAGDEKIRTERREVVRYIQQCLDQLELKAFANETNVTSKDS; encoded by the coding sequence ATGGATGAAAAGCCTCTTCCACCAAATTGGGAGAAGAGAATCGATGCTCGGACTGGATGGCCGTACTTTGTAGATCATTCCAACCAGCAGACACAATGGGAAGATCCTCGATTACAGAAGGCTGTGACTACGCAGGATTCCACTGATGGAAACATAAACATTCCAATAAATGTCCAGGAAGGGTTGAAGTCGAACCAGGCAAGAGCTACCATATCAAGCCAATGTGACAATTCTAACCTTAGCATGAATGGTAGCATACAGCAAACACCTAATGCTTTGAAAAATCCACCTAAACAGGGCGTCTCTAGTGCACTAAACACAATATCCTCAATAAAAGAAGATGCGGAAAGTTTTCATGCGCAAATTGAATCTTTTACAACAGTCAAAGCGTCACaagaatataaatatttagaagaAATGATGGAAAGAAATTTGTGCAAGCTGGATACAATTGATGCAGCGGGAGATGAAAAGATACGAACTGAAAGAAGAGAAGTTGTACGATATATTCAGCAATGCTTAGACCAGCTCGAGTTGAAAGCTTTTGCCAATGAGACGAATGTGACTAGTAAAGACAGCTAG